The following proteins are co-located in the Tetrapisispora phaffii CBS 4417 chromosome 4, complete genome genome:
- the RAD33 gene encoding Rad33p (similar to Saccharomyces cerevisiae RAD33 (YML011C); ancestral locus Anc_5.539) gives MAKLSYKQVEKFMNAKIPDEIEDSILETFAKYSIEEDMTVANLKDYFNNLELPEILWSKIPSDEFCIEGTSIIDFDLLMKKTYHILIFMDNEDIIDELWGLFVKQSGRGAQFTNVKLKNHVFGVKDIMKVCNTVAMKQNDRIIEMVSVATSGRRLYITYIDFAYIMGKLGLLRF, from the coding sequence ATGGCTAAATTATCCTACAAACAAGTGGAGAAGTTTATGAATGCAAAAATTCCTGATGAGATAGAAGATTCAATATTGGAGACCTTCGCCAAATATTCGATCGAGGAGGATATGACTGTTGCAAATCTAAAGGACTATTTCAATAATCTAGAGTTACCTGAAATATTGTGGAGTAAAATTCCTTCAGATGAGTTTTGCATCGAAGGTACTTCTATTATTGATTTCGATTTGCTGATGAAAAAAACTTATCACATTCTAATATTTATGGACaatgaagatattataGATGAATTATGGGGTTTATTTGTTAAACAAAGTGGAAGAGGTGCTCAATTTACCAATGTGAAACTTAAAAATCATGTCTTTGGTGTTAAGGACATAATGAAAGTTTGTAATACTGTGGCCATGAAACAAAATGACCGAATTATTGAGATGGTGAGTGTTGCAACATCAGGAAGAAGATTGTACATCACATATATCGATTTTGCATATATAATGGGTAAACTTGGCCTTCTAAGATTTTAA
- the CYM1 gene encoding pitrilysin family metalloprotease (similar to Saccharomyces cerevisiae CYM1 (YDR430C); ancestral locus Anc_5.541), with product MLSFRRFGSTYAQSQILRKYPIGGILHGYEIRRVLPVPELKLIAVDLKHEVTGAEHLHVDRDDKNNVFSIGFKTNPPDSTGVPHILEHTTLCGSVKYPVRDPFFKMLNRSLSNFMNAMTAHDYTFFPFATTNQNDFKNLRDVYIDATLRPLLKAEDFFQEGWRLENKDLTDPKSDLQFKGVVYNEMKGQISNANYYFWTKFQESLYPSLNNSGGDPTKITNLRYEDLVEFHEKNYHPSNSKTFTYGNFPLIDSLKYLNSELKGYGKRSNKTPALLPIDIKENISVPEVGQMDPMLPPEKQLTSSLTWVCGDPHDTYEVFLLGVLGNLLLDGHSSPFYKNLIESGIGTDFSVNTGMETTTAKNFFTVGVQGLENIDRFKNAVKDTFKMIIDTPFDDKKVDAIIQQIELSKKDQKVDFGLQILYSILPGWMNSRDPFANLSIDNILNRFKEEWSSQGDALFKNLLKKYLIDTPSFEFTMKGVPNFTDMLEKEESERLLRKTANLNEQDKKVIFERGLLLQEKQNEKQDLSCLPSLSVDDISRNGDDFALAKDSTMYTRLTDTNGLTYVRGKINLKNVISKDLYPYLSLFADSLTHLGTSTEDYSEIENEIKLFTGGISASIDVVSNPVDMSPELFFKFNGWSLNSKVEHITDLWSKVLLNTDFKKHSNKLKVLIKSTVSSNTSSIAESGHSYAKLYSSAQIRAKNSIEECFGGIEQVNFMNKLNSLIDDDALLQTEVIDKLIEIQKLVITSNKLEFLITTDTNEQIDSVKKLLKSFAGNFPTFGEKSVNGIEGKNFPLLKSTSPMSNTLIKFPFQVHYTSKALPGVSYNNKDGASLQVLANMLTYKHLHKEVREKGGAYGGGSTYNALDGVFSYYSYRDPNPLQSLETFDNCPQYILQDSKWTINDINEAKLTIFQQVDAPMPRKNEGVSLFNSGVTDAMRQKRREALLDVKLSDVYAAAEKYLVNSNTKSTVIGPLIDDKITDPTWEIK from the coding sequence ATGTTGTCATTCAGAAGGTTTGGATCAACATACGCACAATCACAGATACTAAGGAAATACCCCATAGGTGGTATTTTGCATGGATATGAAATTAGAAGAGTGTTACCTGTTCCAGAGTTGAAGTTGATAGCAGTTGATTTAAAACATGAAGTTACAGGTGCTGAACATTTACATGTAGATAGAGACGATAAGAATAATGTTTTCAGCATTGGGTTTAAAACTAACCCCCCAGACTCAACTGGTGTACCACATATTTTAGAACATACGACATTATGCGGTTCCGTGAAATATCCTGTTAGAGATcctttttttaaaatgcTCAATAGATCATTATCGAATTTTATGAATGCTATGACTGCACATGATTAtaccttctttccatttgCTACCACTAAtcaaaatgattttaaaaatttaagaGATGTCTATATTGACGCTACATTAAGACCGTTATTAAAAGCTGAAGATTTTTTCCAAGAAGGTTGGAGACTAGAGAATAAAGATTTGACTGATCCAAAAAGTGATTTGCAATTCAAAGGTGTTGTTTACAATGAAATGAAAGGTCAGATATCAAATGCGAACTATTATTTCTGGacaaaatttcaagaaaGTTTATACccttctttaaataattctggTGGTGACCCTACAAAAATCACGAACTTGAGATACGAAGACTTAGTGGAGTTCCATGAGAAGAATTACCATCCTTCAAACTCAAAAACATTTACATATGGTAATTTCCCACTCATCGAtagtttaaaatatttaaacagTGAATTGAAAGGTTATGGTAAGAGGAGTAATAAAACCCCAGCATTACTACCGATtgatataaaagaaaacatttCAGTTCCGGAAGTAGGTCAAATGGACCCAATGTTACCTCCAGAAAAACAACTTACATCGTCATTGACGTGGGTTTGTGGAGATCCTCATGATACTTATGAAGTTTTCTTACTTGGCGTTTTGGGCAACCTCTTACTTGATGGTCATTCATCTCCATTTTATaagaatttaattgaatctGGTATTGGAACTGATTTTTCAGTAAACACTGGAATGGAAACAACGACTGCAAAGAATTTCTTCACTGTAGGTGTTCAAGGTCTAGAAAACATTGATCGTTTTAAAAATGCTGTGAAAGATACTtttaaaatgataattGATACTCCATTTGATGACAAAAAAGTTGACGCTATCATACaacaaattgaattatcaaaaaaagaCCAGAAAGTTGACTTTGGTTTACAGATACtatattcaattcttcCAGGATGGATGAATAGCAGAGATCCATTTgctaatttatcaattgataatatattaaatagGTTCAAAGAAGAATGGAGTTCTCAAGGTGATgcattattcaaaaatctattaaaaaaatacttAATAGATACTCCTTCGTTTGAATTTACTATGAAGGGAGTACCAAATTTCACTGACATGTTAGAAAAGGAAGAGTCTGAAAGACTTCTTAGAAAAACagcaaatttaaatgagCAAGATAAGAAAgtaatttttgaaagagGTTTGTTATTGCAAGAAAAGCAAAACGAGAAACAAGATCTCTCCTGTCTACCTAGTTTATCTGTTGATGATATTTCCAGAAACGGTGATGACTTTGCCTTGGCTAAGGATTCTACCATGTACACTAGATTGACTGATACTAATGGTCTTACATATGTCAGAggtaaaataaatttaaagaatgttatttcaaaagatttatATCCCTACCTTTCTTTATTTGCTGATTCGTTAACCCATCTAGGTACATCCACAGAAGATTAttctgaaattgaaaatgagattaaattatttacagGAGGAATTAGCGCAAGCATCGATGTAGTATCTAATCCAGTTGATATGAGTCCAGAgcttttctttaaatttaatggaTGGagtttaaattcaaaagtgGAACATATCACAGATTTATGGTCTAAAGTTTTACTAAATACTGACTTTAAAAAGCACAGTAATAAGTTAAAGGTGCTAATAAAATCAACTGTCTCTTCGAATACATCTAGCATTGCTGAATCTGGACATTCATACGCTAAGCTATATTCTTCAGCACAGATAAGAGCCAAAAACTCCATAGAGGAATGTTTCGGTGGTATAGAACAAGTTAATTTcatgaataaattaaattctttgatTGACGATGATGCCTTATTGCAAACGGAAGTTATTGacaaattaattgaaattcaaaaattggtTATCacatctaataaattagaGTTTTTAATCACCACAGATACCAATGAGCAAATTGATTCAGTAAAgaagttattaaaatcttttgCAGGAAATTTTCCAACTTTTGGCGAGAAATCTGTTAATGGTATTGAAGGTAAAAACTTTCCTTTATTGAAGTCTACCTCTCCGATGTCTAACACTTTGATTAAATTTCCGTTCCAAGTACATTACACTTCTAAAGCACTCCCTGGGGTTTCTTATAACAACAAGGACGGTGCGTCGTTACAAGTATTGGCAAACATGCTTACATATAAACATCTTCATAAGGAAGTTAGAGAAAAAGGTGGCGCTTACGGAGGAGGTTCAACATACAATGCACTAGATGGTGTATTTAGTTACTATTCTTATAGGGACCCAAATCCTTTACAATCATTAGAAACATTTGACAACTGTCcacaatatattttacaagATTCGAAATGGACAATCAATGACATCAATGAAGCTAAACTGACAATATTCCAACAAGTTGATGCTCCTATGCCACGTAAAAATGAAGGTGTATCTCTTTTTAACAGCGGTGTCACTGATGCTATGAGACAAAAGAGAAGAGAAGCACTATTAGATGTGAAATTGTCTGATGTGTATGCCGCAGCAGAAAAATATCTAGTGAATTCAAATACTAAGAGTACAGTCATTGGGCCTTTAATCGATGATAAAATAACTGATCCGACATGGGAAATCAAATAA
- the TPHA0D02420 gene encoding emp24/gp25L/p24 family protein (similar to Saccharomyces cerevisiae ERV25 (YML012W); ancestral locus Anc_5.540), producing MKNSIFNLCFALFLVLAKVSQALLFDLPAELNPEPFCIRDFVSEGQLVVIEVTSDGSSGDNQEVTLTVRDTNGNEYRRVKDLVGDARVVFTASMSTTFDVCLTNKAKVSGRSLSRSIEVDVESGSEARDWNKVSSSEKLKPIELDLRKIEELADDIVDEFSYMKNREARLRDTNESTNARVVNFSFLIIIALMGLGSLQVYYLRDFFRAKHII from the coding sequence ATGAAGAATTCAATTTTCAACTTGTGTTTTGCTTTGTTTCTAGTACTAGCAAAGGTTTCTCAAGCCTTACTATTTGACTTACCTGCTGAATTGAATCCAGAACCTTTCTGTATTCGTGATTTTGTCTCTGAAGGTCAATTGGTAGTCATCGAAGTTACATCAGATGGTTCTTCTGGAGATAACCAAGAAGTCACACTAACAGTACGTGATACAAATGGTAATGAATATCGTAGAGTGAAAGACTTAGTTGGAGATGCTCGTGTCGTTTTTACAGCATCAATGAGTACCACATTTGATGTGTGTCTAACCAATAAGGCAAAGGTTTCTGGTAGATCGTTGAGCAGATCCATTGAGGTTGATGTGGAAAGTGGTTCTGAAGCTCGTGATTGGAACAAGGTTAGTTCAAGTGAGAAACTGAAACCAATTGAATTAGACTTAAGAAAGATAGAAGAATTAGCTGATGATATTGTTGATGAATTTTCGTACATGAAGAACAGGGAAGCAAGGTTGAGAGATACAAATGAATCAACCAATGCAAGAGTTGTCAACTTTTcctttttaattataattgcCTTGATGGGACTTGGTAGTCTTCAAGTATATTACTTAAGAGATTTCTTCAGAGCTAAGCACATTATCTAA